One window of Staphylococcus chromogenes genomic DNA carries:
- a CDS encoding HD domain-containing protein, whose translation MEHFHQADVTGHDIAHIRRVVAMAKLIAQDYPEANIFVIEMAALLHDTIDDKLTESNARTELLSFLTNIQVSSQDQQHILYIIDHMSFRKSQTLSTIEGQIVQDADRLDALGAIGIARTFQFAGHFNEPMWTGNVSESALNHIDITTLPPSAIKHFYEKLLKLKDLMNTPKAKAIAQERHTFLKQFLSQFFKEWVE comes from the coding sequence ATGGAACATTTTCATCAAGCCGATGTCACAGGTCATGACATTGCGCATATTCGTCGTGTCGTCGCGATGGCAAAATTGATCGCTCAAGACTATCCAGAAGCCAATATTTTTGTCATTGAGATGGCCGCCTTACTTCACGATACCATCGATGATAAACTTACAGAATCAAATGCAAGGACAGAACTTTTATCCTTCTTAACCAACATTCAAGTCTCATCTCAAGACCAACAACATATCTTATATATTATTGACCATATGAGCTTTCGAAAATCACAAACACTATCCACAATTGAAGGACAAATCGTCCAAGATGCCGATCGCCTTGATGCATTAGGTGCTATTGGCATAGCAAGAACATTTCAATTTGCCGGTCACTTTAATGAACCTATGTGGACCGGTAATGTGTCAGAGAGTGCGTTGAATCATATAGACATTACGACGTTACCCCCTTCTGCAATTAAACATTTTTATGAAAAATTGTTAAAATTAAAAGATTTGATGAACACACCAAAAGCAAAGGCCATAGCCCAAGAACGCCACACGTTTTTAAAACAATTTTTGTCCCAATTTTTTAAAGAGTGGGTAGAATAA
- the yidC gene encoding membrane protein insertase YidC — protein MKNKALLATLLGVVLLLAGCDYSKPENRTGFFYNTFVSPMDHLIHWLGDHLNNNYGLAIIIIVLVVRIVLLPFMLSNYKNMHMMREKMKIAKPEITEAQEKVKRARTQEDKMAANQEMMQVYKKYDMNPVASMLGCLPLILQMPIIMALFFVLKYPTGGGITEYSDFLWFQLDKPDIWITIIAGILYFIQAYVSSMHMPPEQKQMAVMMMIISPIMIVWISFSSAAALGLYWSVSAAFLVVQTYVANVVYGKKAKAEVEPMIKKFEQEKKASNKSGKNTQVVSKKKKK, from the coding sequence ATGAAGAACAAAGCGCTACTGGCGACACTACTTGGGGTCGTCCTGTTATTAGCTGGGTGTGATTATAGTAAGCCTGAAAACCGTACAGGCTTTTTCTACAACACGTTTGTTTCTCCAATGGATCATTTAATTCATTGGTTAGGTGACCATTTAAATAATAATTATGGCCTAGCAATTATCATCATCGTGTTAGTAGTACGTATTGTATTATTACCGTTCATGTTATCAAATTACAAAAACATGCACATGATGCGTGAAAAAATGAAGATTGCAAAACCTGAAATTACAGAAGCACAAGAAAAAGTAAAACGTGCGCGTACGCAAGAAGATAAAATGGCTGCGAACCAAGAGATGATGCAAGTTTACAAAAAATATGATATGAATCCAGTTGCAAGTATGTTAGGGTGTTTACCGCTTATTTTGCAAATGCCGATTATCATGGCTTTATTCTTTGTCTTAAAATATCCGACAGGTGGGGGTATCACAGAGTACTCAGACTTTTTGTGGTTCCAACTCGATAAGCCAGATATTTGGATTACGATTATCGCGGGTATTTTATATTTTATTCAAGCCTATGTCTCAAGTATGCACATGCCACCTGAGCAAAAGCAAATGGCTGTCATGATGATGATTATCTCACCAATTATGATTGTGTGGATTTCATTTAGTTCAGCAGCCGCATTAGGTTTGTACTGGTCAGTATCTGCCGCATTCTTAGTGGTTCAAACCTACGTTGCCAACGTCGTTTATGGTAAAAAAGCCAAAGCTGAAGTTGAACCAATGATTAAAAAGTTTGAACAAGAAAAGAAAGCCAGCAACAAATCAGGTAAAAATACTCAAGTAGTTTCTAAGAAAAAGAAAAAATAA